From a single Buchnera aphidicola (Cinara cf. splendens/pseudotsugae 3390) genomic region:
- the dapA gene encoding 4-hydroxy-tetrahydrodipicolinate synthase, with protein MFKGSIVALITPMDDKGNICKKSLKKLIHYHIKNKTNAIVSVGTTGESATLNKNEHTNVIMNTLEFADEKIPIIAGTGSNATAESIILTKKLEKSGISGCLNVTPYYNRPTQKGLYLHFKAISESTYLPQILYNVPNRTGCDLLPQTIAQLSKLKNIIGLKDASGDLSRVSKIKQLVKNDFLLISGDDSTALDFIQLGGIGVISVTANIAAEYMYKMCKLALQGDFTNARKINSKLSVLHHLLFQETNPIPIKWAAKYVGLIKYNSLRLPMTTLLQENKNILKKAIQSILS; from the coding sequence ATGTTTAAAGGAAGTATTGTTGCTCTTATTACACCTATGGATGATAAAGGAAATATCTGTAAAAAAAGTTTAAAAAAATTAATTCATTATCACATCAAAAATAAAACTAATGCGATAGTTTCAGTAGGTACAACAGGAGAATCAGCTACATTAAATAAAAATGAACATACAAATGTTATTATGAATACTTTAGAATTTGCAGATGAAAAAATACCTATAATAGCCGGAACAGGATCAAATGCTACTGCAGAAAGCATCATACTAACTAAAAAACTTGAAAAATCAGGTATTTCTGGATGTTTAAATGTTACACCTTATTATAATCGACCTACACAGAAAGGATTATACTTGCATTTTAAAGCAATTTCAGAAAGTACCTATTTACCTCAAATATTATATAATGTACCAAATCGCACAGGATGCGACTTACTACCGCAAACAATCGCTCAATTATCAAAATTAAAAAACATAATTGGATTAAAAGATGCTTCGGGAGATCTATCTAGAGTCAGTAAAATTAAACAACTAGTTAAAAATGATTTTCTTTTAATTAGCGGAGACGATTCAACTGCATTAGATTTTATTCAATTAGGAGGAATAGGAGTAATTTCTGTAACTGCTAACATTGCAGCAGAATATATGTATAAAATGTGCAAACTAGCTTTACAAGGCGATTTTACGAACGCTAGAAAAATAAATTCTAAATTAAGTGTTTTACACCATCTTTTATTTCAAGAAACAAACCCTATACCCATCAAATGGGCCGCTAAATATGTTGGTTTAATAAAATATAATTCATTGAGATTACCTATGACAACCTTGTTACAGGAAAATAAAAATATTTTAAAAAAAGCTATTCAATCAATACTTTCGTAA
- the hisH gene encoding imidazole glycerol phosphate synthase subunit HisH → MSIVIINTGYSNIHSIRSAIRRVGYTSSVTDSIHDIKVADKIFLPGIGTAVSAMKMLIQNNLLSFIKKTNQPILGICLGMQLLGKYSYEGKKCILLNKISNSIKKLPNKNCSVPHIGWNTVCYTDSHILFQNIDDNTRFYFLHSYYMDINPHTISISTHGLQFCSSVAVQNFFGVQFHPEKSGYAGEQLIKNFLEI, encoded by the coding sequence ATGTCAATTGTAATTATTAATACCGGTTATTCTAATATACACTCTATTAGGAGTGCTATACGTAGGGTAGGATATACATCAAGTGTTACTGATTCAATTCATGATATTAAAGTAGCTGATAAAATATTTTTACCGGGTATAGGTACTGCTGTTTCTGCAATGAAAATGTTAATACAAAATAATTTGTTATCTTTTATAAAAAAGACAAATCAACCAATTTTAGGAATTTGTTTAGGTATGCAGTTATTAGGGAAATATAGTTATGAAGGTAAAAAATGTATTTTATTAAATAAAATATCTAATTCAATAAAGAAACTACCGAATAAAAACTGTTCTGTTCCACATATTGGTTGGAATACTGTATGTTATACAGATTCTCATATTTTGTTTCAAAACATAGATGATAATACTCGATTTTATTTTTTACATAGTTATTATATGGATATTAATCCACATACTATTTCTATATCAACACACGGTCTTCAGTTTTGTTCTTCAGTTGCAGTACAAAATTTTTTTGGAGTACAATTTCATCCAGAAAAATCAGGATATGCTGGAGAACAATTAATTAAAAATTTTTTAGAGATATAA
- the hisB gene encoding bifunctional histidinol-phosphatase/imidazoleglycerol-phosphate dehydratase HisB — MKKKFLFIDRDGTLIHEPKKTLQIDSFSKFVLEKDVIISLLQLIKLGYKLVLITNQDGLGSVSFPLNKFSKIHNLMLSIFSSQKIFFDSILICPHFFRDKCNCRKPNTALVKHWINDNKFDKKNSYVIGDRDTDIQLANNMGIKSFLYSANFFSWQNIVACLQRPNRFSEISRNTLETKIFIKISLDTPIDNYINTGIHFLNHMLDQFRIHSGIYMYIDVIGDLWIDDHHTIEDIGITLGSALRHALGNKVGISRYGFTLPMDESICSCAIDISGRSFLEFYAVFNNKYIGDLSACMIEHFFYSISQSMKITIHLHACGKNDHHCAESLFKAFGRTLKQAIYLDGFSLPTSKGVL, encoded by the coding sequence ATGAAAAAAAAATTTTTATTTATTGATCGTGATGGTACTTTAATTCATGAACCTAAAAAAACATTACAAATTGATAGTTTTAGTAAATTTGTTTTAGAAAAAGATGTGATTATTTCTTTATTACAGTTAATAAAACTTGGTTATAAATTAGTTTTAATTACTAATCAAGATGGTTTAGGTAGTGTTTCTTTTCCTTTAAATAAATTTAGTAAAATACATAATTTAATGTTAAGTATTTTTTCTTCACAAAAAATTTTTTTTGACAGTATTTTGATTTGTCCGCATTTTTTTCGAGATAAATGTAATTGTCGTAAACCAAATACTGCTTTAGTAAAACATTGGATTAATGATAATAAATTTGATAAAAAAAATAGTTATGTTATTGGAGATAGAGATACTGATATTCAATTAGCTAATAATATGGGTATAAAGAGTTTTTTGTATAGTGCTAATTTTTTTTCATGGCAAAATATAGTTGCTTGTTTACAGCGTCCTAATCGTTTTTCAGAGATTTCACGAAATACTCTTGAAACAAAAATATTTATAAAAATTAGTCTGGATACTCCTATTGACAACTATATAAATACTGGTATTCACTTTTTAAATCATATGTTAGACCAATTTAGAATTCATAGTGGTATTTATATGTATATTGATGTTATTGGAGATTTGTGGATTGATGATCATCATACAATTGAAGATATTGGAATTACATTGGGATCTGCTTTAAGACATGCCTTAGGAAATAAAGTTGGTATTTCTAGGTATGGATTTACATTACCTATGGATGAAAGTATTTGTTCATGTGCTATTGATATATCTGGTCGTTCTTTTTTGGAATTTTATGCTGTTTTTAACAATAAATATATTGGTGATTTAAGCGCTTGTATGATAGAACATTTTTTTTATTCAATTAGTCAATCTATGAAAATTACTATTCATTTGCATGCTTGCGGTAAAAATGATCATCATTGTGCTGAAAGTTTATTTAAAGCGTTTGGTAGAACTTTAAAACAAGCTATTTACTTGGACGGTTTTAGTTTACCTACTTCAAAAGGTGTTTTATAA
- the hisG gene encoding ATP phosphoribosyltransferase: MLIINKVIKLNKNRVRLAIQKSGRLSYDSHELLKSCGVKINLQKSSLFAFAENMPLDILLVRDDDIPGLIMDGVVELGIIGSNVLKEQSLTRLLVKESVSYTLLHKLDFGVCRLSVSVPLEMKYSGISCLQNLRIATSYPNLLKRYFDKQNVSFKPFILNGSVEVAYNSGLADVICDLVSTGATLDANGLREVETVYHSCACLISQKIKSLVPEKKIFIKKLLNRIKGVIKARESKYIMLHIEKNKLNAVTNLLQGAERPTILELFGNKNKVALHMVSSENIFWETMEQLKLLGASSILVLPIEKMME, encoded by the coding sequence ATGTTAATAATAAATAAGGTAATAAAATTGAATAAAAATCGTGTACGTTTAGCTATACAAAAATCTGGTAGATTAAGTTATGACTCGCACGAGTTGTTAAAAAGCTGTGGTGTAAAAATTAATCTACAAAAATCTAGTTTGTTTGCTTTTGCTGAAAATATGCCACTTGATATTCTTCTAGTACGAGATGATGATATTCCGGGTTTAATTATGGATGGAGTAGTAGAATTAGGCATCATTGGTTCTAATGTTTTAAAAGAACAATCTTTAACTAGATTACTAGTTAAAGAATCTGTTTCATATACTTTATTACATAAGTTAGATTTTGGTGTTTGTCGTCTTTCTGTATCAGTTCCATTAGAAATGAAATATTCAGGAATATCCTGCTTACAGAATCTTCGTATTGCTACATCATATCCCAATTTATTAAAAAGGTATTTTGATAAACAAAATGTTTCTTTTAAGCCGTTTATTTTAAATGGTTCGGTGGAAGTAGCATATAATTCGGGATTAGCAGATGTAATATGTGATTTAGTATCCACTGGAGCTACTTTAGATGCAAATGGATTAAGAGAAGTAGAAACTGTTTATCATTCTTGTGCTTGTTTAATTTCTCAAAAAATAAAATCTTTAGTTCCAGAAAAAAAAATATTTATCAAAAAGCTTTTAAATCGCATCAAAGGGGTAATTAAAGCAAGAGAATCTAAATACATAATGTTACATATTGAAAAAAATAAATTAAATGCAGTTACAAATTTATTACAAGGAGCGGAACGCCCTACTATTTTAGAGTTGTTTGGGAATAAAAATAAAGTAGCTTTGCACATGGTGAGCAGTGAAAATATTTTTTGGGAAACCATGGAACAATTAAAGTTACTAGGAGCGAGTTCTATCTTAGTACTCCCTATAGAAAAAATGATGGAATGA
- the smrB gene encoding endonuclease SmrB has product MKKNNITNVNEKETFLYYMKGVKKIIQDKIYHINVQDNNKYNLYIKNIVTQDAHSYYFRHVVDENSCCSVSNDPVCFVRNISYNLDLKKLKRGEYRPEITLDLHGMNLYQAKKELGVLIAICHQKKFFCASILHGYGKKILKKNIPFWLSKHPDVLAFHQAPRFFGHDAAILIFIKNDCE; this is encoded by the coding sequence ATGAAAAAAAATAATATAACTAATGTAAACGAAAAAGAAACTTTTTTATATTATATGAAAGGTGTGAAAAAAATTATACAAGATAAAATCTATCACATAAATGTACAAGATAATAATAAATACAATTTATACATTAAAAATATTGTAACACAAGATGCACATAGTTATTATTTTAGGCATGTAGTGGATGAAAATTCATGCTGTTCTGTATCTAATGATCCTGTTTGTTTTGTTCGAAATATCAGCTATAATTTGGATCTTAAAAAATTGAAAAGAGGAGAATATCGACCTGAAATTACTTTGGATTTACATGGTATGAATTTGTATCAAGCAAAAAAAGAATTAGGAGTATTAATTGCAATTTGTCATCAAAAAAAATTTTTTTGTGCTAGCATACTTCACGGATATGGTAAAAAAATATTAAAAAAGAATATACCTTTTTGGTTATCCAAACATCCTGATGTACTGGCTTTTCATCAAGCCCCTAGATTTTTTGGACATGATGCTGCTATTTTAATTTTTATCAAGAATGATTGTGAGTAG
- the hisD gene encoding histidinol dehydrogenase, whose translation MLNMSKNIFYWDNLSEKDKFSLLLRPKLQVNNSLKSSVSKILKNVKKNGDTALHTYNLQFDKIELDFFYVKEKRINAASSLVSESFKKAVLIAKKNIRMFHAKQIFADLDVCTYPGVRCQHISRPINSVGLYVPKGLYPLVSTVLMLAIPAKLAGCPNIVLCSPPPVSNEILYIAKICGIKRVIQLGGAHAIAALAFGTNSIQKVDKIFGPGNIFVTEAKLQVSQSIDPCVSIDMLAGPSEMLIIADKYSNPEFIASDLLAQLEHDNNSQVILVSTSENLANCVVSEIKQQIPFLVKKNIILHSWKNSKIIVTKSILKCFEISNLYSPEHLILHIKNSRNFLSHIKNAGSVFLGSWTPGAAGDYITGANHVLPTYGCSSTYSSLCVSDFKKIITIQSMTRKSLQKLSKSIMVLSKTEGMDAHSKSVSTRINYLDAINIKNESI comes from the coding sequence ATGTTAAATATGAGTAAAAATATTTTTTATTGGGATAATTTATCTGAAAAAGACAAATTTTCCTTGTTATTAAGACCTAAGTTGCAAGTTAACAACAGTTTAAAATCTTCTGTTTCAAAGATTCTTAAAAATGTAAAAAAAAACGGTGATACTGCTTTACATACTTATAATTTACAGTTTGATAAAATTGAATTAGATTTTTTTTATGTTAAGGAAAAACGAATAAATGCTGCTTCTTCTTTAGTTTCTGAATCATTTAAGAAAGCTGTATTAATAGCAAAAAAAAACATTAGAATGTTTCATGCTAAACAAATTTTTGCTGATTTAGATGTATGTACGTATCCAGGAGTTCGATGCCAACATATTAGTAGACCAATAAATTCAGTAGGTTTGTATGTTCCAAAAGGTCTTTACCCATTAGTTTCTACTGTTTTGATGTTAGCAATACCTGCTAAGTTAGCAGGATGTCCAAATATAGTTTTATGCTCTCCTCCTCCTGTCAGTAATGAAATATTATATATTGCAAAGATATGTGGAATAAAACGAGTAATTCAATTAGGTGGAGCGCATGCAATTGCAGCTTTGGCTTTTGGGACTAATAGTATACAAAAAGTTGATAAAATTTTTGGACCAGGCAATATTTTTGTAACAGAAGCTAAATTACAAGTTAGTCAATCAATAGATCCTTGTGTTTCGATTGATATGCTAGCAGGTCCTTCTGAAATGTTAATTATTGCTGATAAGTATTCTAATCCTGAATTTATTGCTTCTGATTTATTAGCTCAATTAGAACATGATAATAATTCTCAGGTAATATTAGTCAGTACTAGCGAGAATTTAGCTAACTGTGTAGTTTCAGAAATTAAACAACAAATACCTTTTTTAGTAAAAAAGAATATTATTTTACATTCGTGGAAAAATAGTAAAATTATTGTAACTAAATCTATATTAAAATGTTTTGAAATATCAAATTTATATTCTCCTGAACATTTAATATTACATATTAAAAATTCTAGAAATTTTCTGTCGCATATAAAAAACGCTGGATCAGTTTTTTTAGGTTCATGGACACCCGGTGCTGCAGGTGATTACATTACTGGAGCTAATCATGTTTTGCCTACATATGGGTGTTCTAGTACATATTCTTCTTTATGTGTTTCTGATTTTAAAAAAATAATTACAATTCAATCTATGACAAGGAAATCTTTGCAAAAATTATCTAAAAGTATTATGGTTTTATCTAAAACGGAAGGTATGGATGCTCATAGTAAATCAGTAAGCACTAGAATTAATTATTTAGATGCCATTAATATAAAAAATGAGTCGATATAG
- the aroC gene encoding chorismate synthase, with translation MAGNTIGKLFTVTTCGESHGPMLAGIVDGVPPGFSLKNSDIQHELNRRRPGFSPFTTQRRENDIIEIFSGIFQGKTTGTSIGIAIKNTDTRSQDYSDIKNIYRPNHADFTYDKKYGIRDYRGGGRSSARETVIRVAAGAIAKKYLRLKYNIIIRGYLSQLGPIHCPFDSWKEVENNSFFCSNSHKINELTQYMKKLKKSGNSIGAKIIIIAENVPIGLGEPVFDRLDADIAHAIMSINAAKSVEVGDGIQVVEQTGDMHRDEILSNGFTSNHSGGILGGISNGDKIIIQAAFKPTSSIRIPGKTVNIQGEETSIITKGRHDPCVGIRAVPIAEAMLAITLMDHVLRFRAQCGK, from the coding sequence ATGGCTGGAAACACAATTGGAAAATTATTTACAGTTACAACTTGCGGAGAATCACACGGACCAATGTTAGCTGGAATTGTTGATGGCGTTCCTCCAGGTTTTTCTTTAAAAAATAGTGATATACAACACGAACTGAACAGAAGAAGACCAGGTTTTTCTCCTTTTACTACGCAACGTCGAGAAAATGATATAATTGAAATTTTTTCAGGTATTTTTCAAGGAAAAACAACAGGAACTAGTATTGGAATAGCAATAAAAAATACAGATACTCGATCGCAAGATTATTCTGATATTAAGAATATATATCGTCCTAACCACGCTGATTTTACATATGACAAAAAATATGGAATTAGAGATTATAGAGGGGGAGGTCGATCATCTGCACGAGAAACAGTCATTCGTGTAGCAGCAGGAGCAATTGCAAAAAAATATTTAAGACTAAAATATAATATAATTATTCGAGGATATTTATCTCAATTAGGACCTATTCATTGCCCTTTTGATTCATGGAAAGAAGTAGAAAATAATTCTTTTTTTTGTAGTAATTCTCACAAAATAAATGAACTAACTCAGTATATGAAGAAGTTAAAAAAATCTGGAAACTCTATTGGAGCTAAAATTATAATTATTGCCGAAAATGTTCCTATTGGTTTAGGAGAACCTGTTTTTGATCGATTAGATGCTGACATTGCTCACGCTATTATGAGTATAAATGCTGCTAAATCAGTTGAAGTAGGAGATGGTATTCAAGTAGTTGAGCAAACAGGAGATATGCATCGAGACGAAATTTTATCAAATGGATTTACTAGTAACCATTCAGGAGGGATTTTAGGGGGAATCAGTAATGGAGATAAAATCATAATTCAAGCAGCATTCAAACCAACATCAAGCATTAGAATACCTGGAAAAACTGTTAATATCCAAGGAGAAGAAACTTCTATAATAACAAAAGGCAGGCATGATCCTTGTGTAGGTATACGAGCTGTTCCTATTGCAGAAGCTATGCTTGCTATTACATTAATGGATCATGTTTTACGCTTTCGCGCTCAATGTGGTAAATGA
- the hisC gene encoding histidinol-phosphate transaminase: protein MKRLTPHHIHALHPYQSARRIGLTGRIYLNANESPWNNIVKYKHTDLNRYPEFQSSVLLKKYAQYSDTSINNILITRGADEGIELLVRAFCVPKSDKIMFFPPTYDMYAVIANMYNIKKKKIPILSSFQLDLINIKKYINDVKLIYICNPNNPTGNFFLKNDIISILTIIPLTTLLIIDEAYVDFSIENSFISKIHKYANLVILRTLSKAFGLSALRCGFVLSNPNIINILKKVSAPYPIATPISDLAVQSLKLENIKQVQENILQVALNKDFLVKKLQSFSCVDYVFPSKTNFILVRFFDSDVVFQYFLLHGIVVRDQSYKIGLNNCLRISIGTIKECQEVIQVLCMFEGKKL from the coding sequence ATGAAACGTCTAACTCCGCATCACATACATGCTTTACACCCATATCAATCTGCACGTCGAATTGGTTTAACTGGTCGTATTTACTTAAACGCTAATGAATCCCCCTGGAATAATATTGTTAAATACAAGCATACTGATTTAAATCGATATCCAGAATTTCAATCATCTGTGTTATTAAAAAAATATGCTCAGTATTCTGATACATCTATTAATAATATATTAATTACTAGAGGAGCAGATGAAGGAATAGAGTTACTAGTTCGTGCTTTTTGTGTTCCAAAAAGTGATAAAATTATGTTTTTTCCCCCAACATATGATATGTATGCAGTGATAGCGAATATGTATAATATCAAAAAAAAAAAAATTCCAATATTATCAAGTTTTCAATTAGATTTGATAAATATAAAAAAATATATTAATGATGTTAAATTAATTTATATTTGTAATCCAAATAATCCTACTGGAAATTTTTTTTTAAAAAATGACATTATTAGTATTCTTACTATTATTCCATTAACAACTTTATTAATAATTGATGAAGCGTATGTTGATTTTTCTATTGAAAATAGTTTTATTTCAAAGATACACAAGTATGCTAACTTAGTTATTTTAAGGACGTTATCTAAAGCTTTCGGTCTATCAGCTTTGAGATGTGGTTTTGTTTTGTCTAATCCTAATATTATTAATATTCTTAAAAAAGTATCAGCTCCTTATCCTATTGCTACTCCTATTTCAGATCTTGCTGTACAATCTCTAAAATTGGAGAATATTAAACAGGTTCAAGAAAACATTTTACAGGTTGCACTTAATAAAGATTTTCTAGTCAAAAAGTTACAGTCTTTTTCATGTGTAGATTATGTATTTCCCAGTAAAACTAATTTTATTCTTGTTAGATTTTTTGATTCTGATGTTGTTTTTCAATATTTTTTATTACATGGAATTGTAGTTCGTGATCAATCATATAAAATAGGTTTAAATAATTGTTTAAGAATATCTATTGGAACTATTAAAGAATGTCAAGAAGTAATTCAAGTTTTATGTATGTTTGAAGGAAAAAAACTATAA
- the tkt gene encoding transketolase, with amino-acid sequence MLSRKELSNAIRILSIDAIQKAQSGHPGAPMGMADIAEVLWRDFLKHNPNNPLWENRDRFVLSNGHASMLLYSLLHLSGYNISIDDLKNFRQCFSKTPGHPEIYCTPGVEVTTGPLGQGLAMGIGMALAEKLFAQCFNRETFNIVDHFTWIFIGDGCLMEGISHEACSLAGTLQLGKLIVFYDKNGISIDGETSEWFTDNTKKRFLSYNWHVIEINGHDSEEIIYSIKNAKKNTTQPSLIICNTIIGFGSPNKSGKSSVHGAPLGDAEVSLTRAHLKWSYDPFYIPQHIYSAWNAVKSGNLAERSWKNILKNYSIKYPELYREYKRRIKQKLPYDLDVFLQKFLLKMNNLPKDLSTREASQKTLEYFGPFLPELIGGSADLAPSNLTIWSGSKSINKNNTGNYIHYGVREFGMTAIANGIYHHGGFIPYTGTFLVFADYARSAIRMAALMKTRQILVYTHDSIGLGEDGPTHQPIEHIAMLRGIPNLSVWRPCDSLETATAWFYGLNRKEGPTALILSRQNITQFTRTEHQIKNIFKGGYILREFGDKISIIIISTGSEIPLSISVAKKMYTLGYHVRVVSMVSTDCFDNQDVTYRESVLPKKIIHRVSIEAGISTYWYKYVGIEGLKIGIDKFGESGPGTHLFDMFGFTVNKIVDRIKKNFFIS; translated from the coding sequence ATGTTATCACGAAAAGAATTATCAAATGCAATACGAATTTTAAGTATTGATGCTATTCAAAAAGCACAATCTGGTCATCCTGGAGCTCCTATGGGAATGGCAGATATTGCTGAAGTTTTATGGCGTGATTTTTTAAAACACAATCCTAATAATCCCTTATGGGAGAATAGAGATAGATTTGTATTATCAAATGGTCATGCTTCTATGTTATTATATAGTTTATTGCATTTATCAGGATACAATATTTCTATAGATGATTTAAAAAATTTTAGACAATGTTTCTCTAAAACACCTGGTCACCCAGAAATATATTGTACTCCTGGAGTAGAAGTTACTACTGGACCTTTAGGGCAAGGATTAGCCATGGGTATTGGTATGGCTCTTGCTGAAAAATTATTCGCGCAATGTTTTAATAGAGAAACATTTAATATTGTAGATCATTTTACATGGATTTTTATTGGAGATGGATGTCTCATGGAAGGTATTTCTCATGAAGCATGTTCGTTAGCGGGTACTTTACAATTAGGTAAATTAATTGTATTTTATGATAAAAATGGTATTTCTATTGATGGTGAAACATCTGAATGGTTTACTGATAATACAAAAAAACGTTTTTTATCATATAACTGGCACGTTATAGAAATAAACGGTCATGATTCAGAAGAAATTATTTACTCAATAAAAAATGCTAAAAAAAATACTACTCAGCCATCATTAATTATTTGTAATACAATTATTGGTTTTGGTTCTCCTAATAAGTCTGGTAAGTCAAGTGTACATGGAGCTCCCTTAGGAGATGCAGAGGTTTCTTTAACTCGTGCGCACTTAAAATGGTCTTACGATCCTTTCTATATTCCTCAGCATATATATTCTGCTTGGAATGCTGTTAAATCAGGAAATTTGGCTGAAAGATCATGGAAAAATATATTAAAAAATTATTCTATAAAATATCCAGAATTATATAGAGAGTATAAACGTCGTATAAAACAAAAATTACCGTATGATTTAGATGTTTTTTTGCAAAAATTTTTGTTAAAAATGAACAATTTACCGAAAGATCTTTCTACTCGTGAAGCTTCGCAAAAAACTTTAGAATATTTTGGTCCTTTTTTACCCGAATTAATAGGTGGTTCTGCTGATTTAGCTCCTAGTAATTTAACTATTTGGTCAGGATCTAAATCTATAAATAAAAACAATACTGGTAATTATATTCATTACGGAGTAAGAGAATTTGGCATGACAGCGATAGCTAATGGAATTTATCACCACGGTGGTTTTATTCCATATACAGGTACTTTTTTAGTTTTTGCAGATTATGCACGTAGTGCGATTCGCATGGCAGCTTTAATGAAAACACGACAAATTCTTGTTTATACTCATGATTCTATTGGTTTGGGAGAAGATGGACCAACCCATCAACCTATTGAACATATTGCTATGTTAAGAGGAATACCTAATCTAAGCGTGTGGAGACCTTGTGATTCTCTAGAAACAGCAACTGCTTGGTTTTATGGTTTAAATAGAAAAGAAGGTCCGACTGCTTTAATATTATCGCGTCAAAATATAACACAATTTACGAGAACAGAACATCAAATAAAAAACATATTTAAAGGTGGATATATTTTAAGAGAATTTGGTGATAAAATTAGTATTATTATTATTTCTACTGGCTCAGAAATACCCTTATCTATTAGTGTTGCTAAAAAAATGTATACTTTAGGTTATCATGTTAGGGTAGTATCTATGGTTTCTACGGATTGTTTTGATAATCAAGATGTAACGTATCGTGAATCAGTATTACCTAAAAAAATTATACATCGAGTATCTATTGAAGCAGGAATTAGTACTTATTGGTATAAATATGTAGGAATAGAAGGTTTAAAAATAGGTATTGATAAATTTGGAGAATCTGGACCAGGTACCCATTTATTTGATATGTTTGGTTTTACAGTCAATAAAATAGTAGATAGAATTAAAAAGAATTTTTTTATTTCATAA
- the dapE gene encoding succinyl-diaminopimelate desuccinylase — translation MYTKVLNLAQQLINIPSISPKDLGCQEILIQRLQSYGFFIEKMNFNDTNNFWAWRGSGKSITFLGHTDVVPAGNLLNWTTPPFISTVKNGVLFGRGAVDMKGSIAAMLIAVENFLNKNPNHHGRISFLITSDEESTGKNGIKKVSAILKKRNERINYCLVGEPTSEKVLGDCIKNGRRGSLSAELKIYGKQGHVAYPNLAHNPIHCSALFLVELSNLSFDKGNDFFEPTKIQISKIFSGKNYTTNMIPGELNVFFNIRFNPLVDEKVIINIINKLLIKHSLQHSISWKYYAKPFLSVPNNLCHILMTSIYNNTRITPVIKTNGGTSDGRFLFNLSDEIVEFGLLSSTIHQTNECVNVLDLLQLQNIYYDVLNALFL, via the coding sequence ATGTATACCAAAGTACTTAATCTTGCTCAACAATTAATAAATATACCTTCAATTAGTCCAAAGGATCTTGGTTGTCAAGAAATATTAATACAGAGATTACAATCATATGGTTTTTTCATTGAAAAAATGAATTTTAATGATACGAACAATTTTTGGGCATGGAGAGGTTCTGGAAAATCCATTACTTTTTTGGGGCATACAGATGTTGTACCTGCTGGAAATTTATTAAACTGGACAACTCCTCCTTTTATATCTACCGTAAAAAACGGTGTATTGTTTGGGAGAGGTGCGGTAGATATGAAAGGTTCAATTGCTGCTATGTTAATAGCAGTAGAAAATTTCTTAAATAAGAATCCTAATCATCATGGTCGTATATCATTTTTAATCACTTCTGATGAAGAATCGACAGGTAAAAATGGAATTAAGAAAGTTTCTGCAATATTAAAAAAAAGAAATGAAAGAATTAATTATTGTTTAGTTGGAGAACCTACGAGCGAAAAAGTTTTAGGTGATTGTATAAAAAATGGTCGTCGAGGTTCTTTATCAGCTGAATTAAAAATATATGGTAAGCAAGGTCATGTAGCTTATCCTAATTTAGCCCATAACCCTATTCACTGCTCTGCCTTATTTTTAGTAGAATTATCTAATTTATCTTTTGATAAGGGTAATGATTTTTTTGAACCGACTAAAATTCAAATTTCAAAAATATTTTCAGGAAAAAATTATACTACTAACATGATACCAGGAGAATTAAACGTATTTTTTAATATACGGTTTAATCCTTTAGTAGACGAAAAAGTAATCATAAATATAATTAATAAATTACTTATTAAACATTCACTGCAACACTCTATTTCTTGGAAATACTATGCTAAACCCTTTCTTTCTGTACCCAATAATTTATGCCATATTTTAATGACTAGTATATATAATAATACTAGGATTACTCCTGTTATTAAAACAAACGGGGGCACTTCAGATGGTAGATTTCTTTTTAATTTATCTGATGAAATAGTAGAATTTGGTTTGTTAAGTTCAACTATCCACCAAACAAATGAATGTGTAAATGTTTTGGATTTATTACAATTACAAAACATTTATTATGATGTTTTAAACGCTTTGTTTTTATAA